A stretch of Rubinisphaera margarita DNA encodes these proteins:
- the cydB gene encoding cytochrome d ubiquinol oxidase subunit II: MDWNLLWFFLLGILLAGYAILDGFDFGVGMLHPVAKTDEERRILINAIGPLWDGNEVWLVTFGGALFAAFPEAYATIFSGYYEALMLVLGCLIFRAISIEFRSKRPERWWRSTWDTAFFLSSLIVSFGFGLAVGSAMIGIPLDERGIFRGSITDQIGLYGLFVGLLTVAMFQMHGAIFLVFKTKDDLQQRLIRWTWRGYYAFLTMFVVVTVATWLWIPRAVATFEHFPIGWLVVVLMFLAVANIPRSLNHQWYMQAFFSSTCTVAALVFLLGVALFPNMVTSSPHPENSLTIYNAASSQSTLKLMSLIALLGMPFVIGYTIMVYRTFRGPVKLDKHSY; the protein is encoded by the coding sequence ATGGATTGGAATCTGCTCTGGTTTTTCCTGCTCGGAATTCTGCTGGCCGGCTACGCGATTCTGGATGGCTTCGACTTTGGCGTCGGCATGCTGCATCCGGTGGCGAAGACCGATGAAGAACGTCGCATCCTCATCAATGCGATCGGGCCGCTGTGGGATGGCAATGAGGTCTGGCTCGTCACCTTCGGCGGCGCCTTGTTCGCGGCCTTTCCGGAAGCGTACGCCACGATCTTTTCCGGTTACTATGAAGCGTTGATGCTTGTGCTCGGCTGCCTGATTTTTCGGGCGATCTCGATCGAGTTTCGCAGCAAGCGTCCCGAACGCTGGTGGCGGTCGACCTGGGACACCGCATTCTTTCTGTCGAGCCTGATTGTCTCGTTCGGCTTCGGCCTCGCGGTCGGCAGCGCGATGATCGGGATTCCGCTCGACGAACGTGGTATCTTTCGGGGATCAATCACGGACCAGATCGGCCTCTATGGGCTGTTTGTCGGTTTACTCACGGTGGCCATGTTCCAGATGCACGGGGCCATCTTTCTCGTCTTCAAGACAAAGGACGATCTGCAGCAGCGACTGATCCGCTGGACCTGGCGAGGCTACTACGCTTTTCTCACGATGTTCGTTGTCGTGACCGTTGCGACCTGGCTGTGGATTCCCCGGGCGGTCGCCACCTTCGAGCATTTCCCGATCGGCTGGCTCGTTGTCGTGCTGATGTTCCTCGCCGTCGCCAACATCCCGCGAAGCCTCAATCATCAGTGGTACATGCAGGCGTTCTTCTCCTCCACCTGCACCGTCGCCGCCCTCGTGTTCCTGCTTGGCGTAGCCCTCTTTCCGAATATGGTGACCTCGTCGCCCCATCCGGAGAACAGCCTGACGATCTACAACGCGGCGTCCTCGCAATCGACGCTGAAGCTGATGAGCCTGATCGCACTGCTCGGCATGCCGTTCGTCATCGGCTACACCATCATGGTCTACCGCACCTTCCGCGGCCCGGTGAAACTCGACAAACACAGCTACTGA